From the Candidatus Thorarchaeota archaeon genome, the window GACCCTATTCTGACTACTCATCACACGAATGACGAGGCGACCCCAGTTGATAGACGTACGGAAGAAGTTCCGCGAGGCACTTCAGGACACAGTTGACATCTGGAAGGCCAGACCACAGGTGAAGGGAGTGTTCGTGCACGGGTCTTACGCCGGAGGGACCGCTACCTTCGAGTCAGACTTGGATGTGGGTGTGATCTGGGATTCGGATGATGCACCAGTGGAACTCCTCAGTGAACACAAGGGGGTCCGCATTGATATGACCTTCCTCACACCCAAGCAGATAGACAGCGTCCTGAAGGGAGAGCAGTCGGATCCGCTTCGAGTAGCAGAGGTGATGGGGAGGCTCAAGAACGCGCAGATTGCACTGGACACGGACGGGACGCTGAGCAAGTGGAAGGAGAAGGCCGCCCAGTTCAAGTGGTCGCCCGAACACATCGCGACTGTGAAGAAGAGAGCGATGGACGCGCTTGAGCGAGCGAGCAAGTACGCCAACCGGGAAGACACGGTCAACTCGGTCCATGAGATTCGACTTGCGCTCTTTGACCTGGGCAGGGTCATCGTGATGAAGAACAACGAGCTCGGCATCATCAAGCCGTCCGAGGTGCTCAGTGGGGTGAGAATGCTGGACCCAATAGCATACCAGCTGTTCCTGCGGACATTCAAACTCAAGGGCCTGGAGGAGGAGGACCTGACTGGCATACTCGAAGACGTCAAGCACTGGTTGGGCATTGCAGAAGAGCGATGCAAGGCAATGAAGCCAGCCCCTCGAGAAGCCGTCGAGTCCCTCGCTCAGGCACAGAGAGAGTACTATGGCGCGATGATGTTGACTGTCAATGGCGACTACGAGTTGGCGGTCCTAGAGATGCGACACTCCATTCACTCTATCGGCGTGGCACTCCTTGCCATGGATGGAGTCAATGACTTGGCAGGAAGCGCCCTTGTCGACGAACTCAGGGAACGCGAGACGGAGTTCTACGACCAGATACTTGTAGAATATGGTGCCTTTGACTTCCAGCCCAAGGGAATAGAGAGGAGCATAGGTGAAGCCAAGTTCATCGCTCAGAGGCTCTGAGCTCAGACTTCGACGGCCTCATCTAGGCCAAGATTGATTAGTGGCATGGGTCTCGTGGCCGGCAGTGAACTGGATGCCGGCCAAGGATGTCCGAGTGGTCACGCTGCGGAGCGTCGTACTCACAAGAGAGAAGCGTGCTCTGGTTGCGGCAGAACTTGACAAGTATGCCACAGCCACAAACCACGTCATAAGGACCATAGTGAAACAGAGGGACATCATATCCAGTGTGAAGGCAATCAAGGCCAGTGAGGAGAAGATAATCGAGTCGCTGAAGACGTCATTCTTCAGTGAGATAGACCCCAGAGAGCATTACCTGAGGGATGTGGTCCGGACTGCAATCAGAACAATAGCTGAACACAGACGGAAGACAAGAGGTGTTGCGGGTGCGAGGAATAGACCACCGTTGTTCAACCACGGAAGGCTCGTGTTCTCGCCGCCCCTCGTGAGGGTGACTCGAATGGCCCTCGTGCTCTATCTCGGCCATGAGAATGAGCTGAGCATACCCTTCGAGAAGACGAGCAGGAGTCGGGAGAGTGCGCTCCTTGAGAGCATCGCGACAGAGACCAGGTCAGGGCCTCGCATGGGACGTGTGCGTCTCACATGGGCAAAGGAGGGTCGTTTCAGGATTGACATTAGGCTTGCTGCTCCTGCAGACTAGAACTAGCAAAGCTGATACGGCTTATGGATCCAGAGGTGTCCGCCACGTATCCAGAGTCACCAGCTGGAGACCATGTCACCGAGGACACCGCGCCGGTCGTTCTTGCTGATGTCAACTCAACCATGCCATCAAGCGACCAGATCTTGACAGCCCTGTCCAGTCCCCCAGACAGGAGGTATTTGCCGGTTGGGTCCACTGCAAGCGATGACACAGCATCGTGGTGTGCCATTGTCTCTGCGGGTCGCTCTCTGGACTCCAGGAATACCTTGAGTATAGTGCCCCCATGCAGGCCAAGGAGCGCAGTCTTGGTGTCAGGGCTGAGGGACATCGAGCGGATTCTCTCACC encodes:
- a CDS encoding nucleotidyltransferase domain-containing protein; protein product: MIDVRKKFREALQDTVDIWKARPQVKGVFVHGSYAGGTATFESDLDVGVIWDSDDAPVELLSEHKGVRIDMTFLTPKQIDSVLKGEQSDPLRVAEVMGRLKNAQIALDTDGTLSKWKEKAAQFKWSPEHIATVKKRAMDALERASKYANREDTVNSVHEIRLALFDLGRVIVMKNNELGIIKPSEVLSGVRMLDPIAYQLFLRTFKLKGLEEEDLTGILEDVKHWLGIAEERCKAMKPAPREAVESLAQAQREYYGAMMLTVNGDYELAVLEMRHSIHSIGVALLAMDGVNDLAGSALVDELRERETEFYDQILVEYGAFDFQPKGIERSIGEAKFIAQRL